The sequence TATAAATTTTATCTAGCATATATTTTTCAGACAGATATAGACCTGAAAAAATAAGAGTAAAAAACATTATAAAACCACAAACACTAGTTACAATATGCATATCATAATAAAAGCTTCTATCTTTTAGTTTAAAAAAATCCTTAAATAGTCTTTTATGTATAGCTAGCCCACTTATCAGACAAAATAAAATTATGATAGTCAAATAGCCAATTATTTTTCCTAAGAGCTCTACATTCATTCCCCATGGCTCATAGTGTAATGTGCTGATAAAATCGCCACCCAGAGTTTTATAAGGATTTAAAATTTTAGCATTTTCAGGGTTTAGATATATATCATTTTGACTTTTTGGATCTTGGGATAAAACTTTTACATAAGGCGTCTTAAAGCTTGGTGGTGTAATTGCCCAGATTTGATCATCTTTGTGATTTTCTTCCAAATACTCTATGCTATTTTTTAAATAACTTGTATCTAGGTAGTTAAGTTTATAAAAATTTGGCTGCATGTATAGATTTATACTATCTTTATAATAGGCAAAAGTTCCACTAAAAAATATAAAAAACATTATCCAAGAAAAAAGTAGTCCTATATCTTTATGAAATTCCCTTAAACATCTCATAGCTTTACCGCCAAAACAGATAAAATAGCCATAAACATACAAACATATCTAAATTTAAAAAGATATGAAGCTATAAATAAAAAGGGGATGGTTGTGGTAAAAATTAACTTAGCATATATTAACTGCTCTCTATATGGCACATCTATATATAGTGTTAACTTTTGACTTAACCAATACATTAAAAAACAGTTTACAAAAACTGCAACAAAAGAGACTATATAATACTCTAATTTTTTAAGCATATATTATTCCTTCTATCTGTAAAATCCCATTTTAGCAAATTAAAAATATTTTAGCTTTGATATCTATCAATTATAAAAATTAAGATTTTTATTTAAACTATTTTAGTAGTGTCTTGCTGCGCAATATAAGCATTATTTAAATTTCAATCTTATAAAACTAAACAATAATTCCTATGCCTAAGTTAAAACTAACAGCGATAATTCCACAAAGAAGTGCAAAATATAACGCATCAGAACTTATAAATCCAAAATACAGGTAGCTTGTAAAAAATGCCCCTAAAAAAGCAGTGCAAAAAAGAAGTAAAATAGGAAACTTACCTTTTTGAAAATAGCTAGGTAAATAAAAAACAGTTATTAGGCTTAACAAAAACCAAAATATTGAATACACTGCTCCAGATATATTTAAAACTAAAAGATAATTTAATATGTTTATTATTAGAAAAAATATCCAGATAGAAAGACTATATTTTTTTATCATTTTTATAAATTTTATTACTAAATGTTTTTTTCTTATACTGAAGAATAAAAATTGGCAAAGAGTATAATATAGTAAAAACAAATACTAAAATCCATCTATCAAAAATTAAAAAACCACTGATAAACCCAGATCCTAAAGAGGTTCCAAATGCTGCCAAAACAGGGTATTTAACTACATCTTTTTCTCCTATAGCTATAACTATTAAAGAAATTATATTTACTATTAAAATAAGTCCAAATATAATTATTTTAATATCTCTTATGAACTCATTGCTTGATTTTCCAAAAATAGCCCATATACCTATAAAAACTATAAAACAAACTGATAAAAATAGTAGTGTTTTTCTCATTTAATTTTGCCTTTTTTTAATTCTCTAATTAAAAACCTTGCAGGATTTAGCTCATTAACTATGCTTTTTTCAATACAAAATGGTCTATTTAAGACATAATCCAAAAGAAGCTCTGCTCCAAGTATTGAAGTACCTAAACCTCTTGCTCCATGAGATGTAGTTATGTATATATTTTCAAGGTGTTTAGGTTTTAAATTTGAGGTTTTATTTTTAGTCCAAAATATATCTTTGTAATTTACTTTAAACCACTCTTTATCATGAATAGGTCCAACTATAGGAAACCTATCTCCACTATAAGATCTAAAACCGACCTGAGAACCTATAATTTCAATATTTTTATAATTATCTATTAAATCGCTTATATTTTCTATGTTTTTAATATTATCTTTATCTACAGGTTTTTTCTCATAGTTGTTTCTATCATAAGTTGCACCAATTAGCTGAATATTGTCAATAGCAGGACAAATGTACCCTTTAGCACTAAGAGGATATCTGTTTTTTAATGTCTCTTTTATCCATGTAACCTGACCCCTAACTGAGCTAATTTTTAAACTTTCATCAAAATTCATTTTTGGCTTCAAGCCTTTGCCAAATAGCTCTTCACTTTCACTTCCCAGTGCAAATATTATAATATCAGTATTAATTTTATTGCCGTTTTTAAAATACACCTCATATTCTTTTGATTTTTTCTCAAAACTTATAAATTCATGTTCATATAAAACATCAATTTTTGTAGCTAAATGTGCACAAAGCATATTTGGTCTAGCTAAAATGCCCTCTTTTACAAATATACTAGGATATGGAGCATCAACTTCACTAAATTTAAAAAACTCACTGCTATCTTTATATCTTTCCACTAAAGATGAATTAAAAGCATACTCTTTAGACCCAGTTAAATATATATACTCTTTAGATATATATTTTTTATAAAATTTAAAAGCTTGCAAAAAAGCATTAAGATGCATTCTTCCAAGAAGTATTCCTTTTTTTGTAATAGTTGGCATTAAAACTCCAGCTATATTACCACTGCCATTACTACCCACTTTTGTATCTTTTTCAGTCAACTTAACTTTAAATCCAGCTTTTTTAAATTTCAATGCAGCACTTAATCCAGCAATTCCTCCGCCTATTACAAGAACCTTTTTATTTAAACCACCTACCGCAGGACGCGAATACCATATATTTTTTTGAACATTTATTTTTTCTTTTAGGTATGCTTTTATCATCTCTCTTTTATTACCATATCCGCTAACTAGCTTTACCTCAAAACCTGCATTTTCTAAATTTTTTCTAACACTACTTGCACTTGAATATGTAGCAATAACACCATCTTTTTTAGTTAAATTTGAAATTTCATATATAACATCGCTGTCCCACATATCTGGATTTTTTGAAGGTGCAAATCCATCTAAAAACCAAACATCAGCTATAAAATCTAGTTCATTTAAAGCATCTTTAATATCTCCAATATATAGATCTAAAACTATGTTTTTTGAGAAATGAATTCTATACAATCCATCTATTTTCAAAGTAGGGTAGCATTTTACAAGCTTGTTTGATTCTTTTTCAAAAGTGTTTAAATTTTGATAAACTTGAATTAATTCTTTTTTGGTTAAAGGGTATTTTTCTATACTTACATAGTGTAGTTTTTTATCGCTATTTTTAAATTTATTAGCTAATGTCAAAAAATTTAATCCTGTTCCAAATCCAGCCTCTGCAACGATAAAACTATCTTGTTTTGACCAAATATCATTAAGAGCACTAGCAAAAACATACTCACTCTCTAGCAAAGGAGAATTTGTATTAAAATAAATATCATCAAATTTGGTAGAATATGCAATCTTATCTTTAAATGTTAACTTTTCCATTATCTATTCTTTGAAAAATATATATCTATCCCGTCAGCTATTCCTAAAGCTACATCCTTTTGATATTTTGATTGAACTATGACCTTGCTATCGTGCGAATTTGTAACATAACCACACTCAACCAAAATAGCTGGCATTGTAGCACCAACCAATACCCAAAAAGGAGCCTCCCTAACTCCACCATCTTTCATTGAGTACTTTTTACTAACCCTATTTAACATATGTTTTTGAACATCAATAGCTACTTTATTAGAAGCTATTATTTTTTCACGATTTAAAAAATTTAGATATGTCTGCTTAGAGAAGAAATTCATATCACTAATATCGCCTTTGTTTTCAAGTGCAGCAGCATTTTTACTTCTTTCACTCCTTGCTGGACTCAAAAAGAATGTCTCAACACCAGAAAGTGTTTTTCCTTTCTTTGTATTTGGACCAGCGTTCATATGTATGGATACAAAAAGATCTGCATTTTTTTTATTTGCAAAAGCTGTTCTGCTTCTAAGTGGAATAAACTTATCAGTGTTTCTTGTATATAAAATTTTATAACCTCTTAATGATAGCTCATTTCCAAGATTTTTTGCAATCTTCAGGGCTATATCTTTTTCTTTGAGCTTGCCTACAGTAGCTCCTGGATCTTTACCGCCATGCCCTGGATCAATAACTATAAGTTTAGGCTTTATATTTTTTTTAGGGGTAGCTGTTTTTGCACTAGCTTTACCACTTGCTACAATATTTATAAGATTTTCCTTTAAGCTAAAACTAATATTAAATTTTCCTTTTTGAGAAAAAACTACTCTTGTGGTATCTTTATCGAATTGAGCTATTCGTATCTCTTCAACTGCATGATTTTCAATTTTACTTACTTTTGAATAATTTCCTGCTTTAATATCTAATATATTTCTATAAATATTACCTTTTAATGCAAATTTTTTAATCTCGCTATCATCAACTGTTCTATTAAATTTAAGTTCCACCCCTCCGCTAATCTTTTTAACACCTAGAAGCATTAGCTTGGAGTTTTTATCGGATCTTTTTTTATCTAAACTAGGTAATTCTTTTTTAGTATTGTTGTTTTTTACTGGTGTCTCTTTTTTCTTTGTGGCTATTGGTTCTTTTTTTACACTTTGTTGTTTTTTTAAAGAGTCTGGTTTTTTAGTTGGTTTTTGACTAAGTAATATTTTTTCTTTATCTACAGGTTTTTTTACATCATCTAATATATTTTTTTTGGATATGTAATTTAAATAACTATTATAATTATCTCCAAGAGATTTTAACTCATTTTCATATCCTATATAATTATAACCTAAGCTTTTTGATGAGTGAATTAGTCTTTTTAAAACCTCTTTTTTATCTTGAATATTTTTATCTATAGATGTCTTTACATAAACATCTCTAATATCTTTATGTAGCTTTTTTTTAATACTTGTGCTGGAGTTAGAAAAAGTATTATCAAAATTATTAAATACTTTATCAAATTCACCAGCATTCATAAAAATTACTATAAAAAAAACTAAAAAAAGTCTAACCATTTTCACCATTTACAAGTTTTTGCATAAGCTCTTTAACGCTTATTATCTCTTTAAGCCTATACCCATTTGCACCTGAGAAAAACAGACCAAATTCCACAACTCCATTATATGCATCATACAATCTATCTGCTATGCAATAACCAACAACTCTTGCTTCTTTTCCTCTTTGGCATGGGCTTACGCAGTTTGAAATACATTTAATTTTTGGTCCAATTCTTTTTTCTACCAAATCTAATAAATTTGTTTGAATTCCACGAGCTGGATATCCAACAGGAGATTTGATAAGTTTTATAGTCTCTTTTGTTGAATCTAAAATTACTTTTTTAAAAACAGGTGAGGCATCACACTCATGAGTTCCTATAAACCTAGTTCCCATCTGAACACCATCTGCACCTAAAGACATCATCTTTTCTATATCATTTTTATCCCAAATTCCCCCAGCTACAATTAATGGAAAATCTCCCCATTTATTTAGTTCTTCTTTAACTTGTGGAATTAAATTCTCAAGCTGATACTCTGGCAAAAAACATTGTTCATATGTAAATCCTTGATGTCCACCACTTTTTGGACCCTCTAAAACTATAGCATCAGGAAGCCTATTGTATCTTTGTGTCCATCTTTTACAAATTATCTTTAAAGCCTTAGCTGATGAGACTATAGGCACTAATGCTACATCTTTAAAATCTTGTGTGAACTCAGGTAAATTTGTAGGAAGACCTGCTCCACTAACAATTATATTAAACCCAGCTTCGCAAGAATCTTTTACCATTCTACCATAGTCATTACAAGCACACATTATATTAACACCAAGTGGTTTATCATTACAAATTTTTCTAGCATTAGTGATAATAGCCTTCAATCCTTCAGTTGAATAAAAATTTTCACTTCCAAATGGTTTACCATTTAACTCTTTTTTTGAAAAAGAGCTGTTTTGATAGTACCCTGTTCCAACTGAACTTATAATTCCAAGACCGCCATTTAAACTTACATTACCAGCTAATTGATCCCAACTAATTCCTAAACCCATGCCACCTTGAAAAATTGGAATTTCTATCTCATATTTTCCTATTTTTATACTCTTCATCTATCCAACCTTTAATTTAGCAAATTTCTTTTTGCCTATTTGCAATACATACTCTCCACTTTTAAGCTTTAGCTGCTCATCGTCTATCTTTTCTTGATTTATGCTAAATGCATTTGCTTTTATGTGGCGTCTTGCTTCACCATTTGAGCTAGCCAGTCCACATTTTACAATAGCCTCAACAATCCAAATTCCTTCTTCTGCACTAAACTCTTCAATCTCACTTGGGAGCTTGTTTTCACTATGAACTTTATCAAATTCATCTTTTGCTTTATATGCTAACTCTTTATTATAAAATCTCTCAGTTATCTCTAGTGCTAAGTCCTCCTTGGTTTTTTTAGGGTGAAGTTTGCCATTTTTGACATCTTCTTGCATAAGCTCAATCTCTTTTAAGCTTTTTTTACTAAGAAGTCTATACCAATCCCACATAAGCTCATCACTTATACTTAAAACTTTTGCATACATTGTATTTGGATCTTCTGTAACACCTATATAGTTATTCAATGATTTACTCATTTTATTAACACCATCGAGCCCAACAAGAAGTGGCATCATAATGATAGCTTGTTCTTTTCCTACATTGTATACTCTTTGTAAATGTCTTCCCATTAAAAGATTAAATTTTTGATCATTTCCACCCATTTCAATATCACACTTCATAACAACACTATCATGGCCTTGTATAAGCGGATATAAAAACTCGCTTATAGATATTGGAGTTTCATTTTTATATCTTTTAGCAAAATCATCTCTTTCTAACATTCTTGCAACATTATATGTGCTTGAAAGCTCTATCATCTCAGCAGCACTAAGTTTATTCATCCACTCTGAGTTAAACATAATAATAGTTTTATCTTTATCCAAAACTTTAAAAACCTGATCTTCGTATGTTTTTGCATTTTTTAAAACAACATCTTTGCTTAATTTTTTTCTTGTCTCACTTTTGCCAGATGGATCACCTATTTGAGCGGTAAAATCACCTATTAAAAACTGAATTATAGCACCGTGCTCTTGTAAAAAAGCCATTTTTTGAAGCGTTACTGTATGTCCTAAATGTAAATCAGGCGCTGTTGGATCCATACCTATCTTAACATAAAAATTTTCATTTTTTTCATAAAAGTTTTTTATTAAATCTTTAATCCTATCCTCATCTATTATCTCAGATATTCCCTTTTTCAACTCTTTGAAAATTTCATCTAAATTTACCATAAACTCTCCTAATTTTTATATGCATCGCTTAGCGATGTAAATTCAACTATCTTATATCTATCTTTTAGTCTAGATTTAATGTTATTTGCATTCAAATTTTCATTTAATTCTATAACAATTTCAAAAAAATCAGATTTTGTCTCTTCGTTCTGATTTAATTTTATAGCTACTAAATCAACTTGCAATCTAGCTAAATAGTTTAGAAAATTAGCTAAAGCACCTCTTTTGTTTTCTAAATTTAGTATCATCTGATATCTATGTGGCGCATTTCTTGTCCATTTAACAAAGATAACCTCTTTATTTTCCTTTAAAAGCCTACCTGCCCTTTCACAAAATTTATGGTGAGCAGTTACGTTTGCACCTTGCCTAAAACCAACTATATCATCACCTCTTCTTGGGTTGCAACAATAATCAAACTCAACATTATTAATTTTATGATTAGAATAGACAACAATATTCTCAAACTTTTGTTTCTTAACTATATATTTATCTGTAAAATTTAAAGTAAATAACTTATCTTTTTTTGGATATTTTTTTAGTGCATTTACAACATCTTTTAAATATTCTGAATCATATGCCGCTTTACTAATTTTTTTATGTAAATTTTCACGCTCAAGCCATGAGAGAATCGTTATATCCATTACATTAAAGACAGAAGATAAGATCTTTATAGCAATTTCATTGTTTAACTCTTTTAATTTCTGTTTGCAAAAAGTTTTAATAGCAGCTTTTGCCTTTCCTGTTTTAACTGAATTTAGCCAACTGCATCTATATTTTGGCTCATTACCTGTGATGATATGGACAATATCTCCATTTTTAAGCTCAGTAAGTAAAGGATATTTAACTTTGTTAATATATGCCTCTGTGGCTTTTAATCCAACTTG is a genomic window of Campylobacter blaseri containing:
- the mnmC gene encoding bifunctional tRNA (5-methylaminomethyl-2-thiouridine)(34)-methyltransferase MnmD/FAD-dependent 5-carboxymethylaminomethyl-2-thiouridine(34) oxidoreductase MnmC, with protein sequence MEKLTFKDKIAYSTKFDDIYFNTNSPLLESEYVFASALNDIWSKQDSFIVAEAGFGTGLNFLTLANKFKNSDKKLHYVSIEKYPLTKKELIQVYQNLNTFEKESNKLVKCYPTLKIDGLYRIHFSKNIVLDLYIGDIKDALNELDFIADVWFLDGFAPSKNPDMWDSDVIYEISNLTKKDGVIATYSSASSVRKNLENAGFEVKLVSGYGNKREMIKAYLKEKINVQKNIWYSRPAVGGLNKKVLVIGGGIAGLSAALKFKKAGFKVKLTEKDTKVGSNGSGNIAGVLMPTITKKGILLGRMHLNAFLQAFKFYKKYISKEYIYLTGSKEYAFNSSLVERYKDSSEFFKFSEVDAPYPSIFVKEGILARPNMLCAHLATKIDVLYEHEFISFEKKSKEYEVYFKNGNKINTDIIIFALGSESEELFGKGLKPKMNFDESLKISSVRGQVTWIKETLKNRYPLSAKGYICPAIDNIQLIGATYDRNNYEKKPVDKDNIKNIENISDLIDNYKNIEIIGSQVGFRSYSGDRFPIVGPIHDKEWFKVNYKDIFWTKNKTSNLKPKHLENIYITTSHGARGLGTSILGAELLLDYVLNRPFCIEKSIVNELNPARFLIRELKKGKIK
- a CDS encoding N-acetylmuramoyl-L-alanine amidase family protein; the encoded protein is MVRLFLVFFIVIFMNAGEFDKVFNNFDNTFSNSSTSIKKKLHKDIRDVYVKTSIDKNIQDKKEVLKRLIHSSKSLGYNYIGYENELKSLGDNYNSYLNYISKKNILDDVKKPVDKEKILLSQKPTKKPDSLKKQQSVKKEPIATKKKETPVKNNNTKKELPSLDKKRSDKNSKLMLLGVKKISGGVELKFNRTVDDSEIKKFALKGNIYRNILDIKAGNYSKVSKIENHAVEEIRIAQFDKDTTRVVFSQKGKFNISFSLKENLINIVASGKASAKTATPKKNIKPKLIVIDPGHGGKDPGATVGKLKEKDIALKIAKNLGNELSLRGYKILYTRNTDKFIPLRSRTAFANKKNADLFVSIHMNAGPNTKKGKTLSGVETFFLSPARSERSKNAAALENKGDISDMNFFSKQTYLNFLNREKIIASNKVAIDVQKHMLNRVSKKYSMKDGGVREAPFWVLVGATMPAILVECGYVTNSHDSKVIVQSKYQKDVALGIADGIDIYFSKNR
- a CDS encoding nitronate monooxygenase — protein: MKSIKIGKYEIEIPIFQGGMGLGISWDQLAGNVSLNGGLGIISSVGTGYYQNSSFSKKELNGKPFGSENFYSTEGLKAIITNARKICNDKPLGVNIMCACNDYGRMVKDSCEAGFNIIVSGAGLPTNLPEFTQDFKDVALVPIVSSAKALKIICKRWTQRYNRLPDAIVLEGPKSGGHQGFTYEQCFLPEYQLENLIPQVKEELNKWGDFPLIVAGGIWDKNDIEKMMSLGADGVQMGTRFIGTHECDASPVFKKVILDSTKETIKLIKSPVGYPARGIQTNLLDLVEKRIGPKIKCISNCVSPCQRGKEARVVGYCIADRLYDAYNGVVEFGLFFSGANGYRLKEIISVKELMQKLVNGENG
- the tyrS gene encoding tyrosine--tRNA ligase, whose translation is MVNLDEIFKELKKGISEIIDEDRIKDLIKNFYEKNENFYVKIGMDPTAPDLHLGHTVTLQKMAFLQEHGAIIQFLIGDFTAQIGDPSGKSETRKKLSKDVVLKNAKTYEDQVFKVLDKDKTIIMFNSEWMNKLSAAEMIELSSTYNVARMLERDDFAKRYKNETPISISEFLYPLIQGHDSVVMKCDIEMGGNDQKFNLLMGRHLQRVYNVGKEQAIIMMPLLVGLDGVNKMSKSLNNYIGVTEDPNTMYAKVLSISDELMWDWYRLLSKKSLKEIELMQEDVKNGKLHPKKTKEDLALEITERFYNKELAYKAKDEFDKVHSENKLPSEIEEFSAEEGIWIVEAIVKCGLASSNGEARRHIKANAFSINQEKIDDEQLKLKSGEYVLQIGKKKFAKLKVG